Proteins from one Nitrososphaerales archaeon genomic window:
- a CDS encoding Hsp20/alpha crystallin family protein has protein sequence MSENDSFDAVINEMLRLAESLLGGAMNPMPAPQEIEETAPDELIERKDGFTYVLNAPGYEKDQLLVSVLEDEVDVKGPDFAVSKHLPNRVDPETVQSKYVNGILSVTVRKRQ, from the coding sequence TTGAGTGAGAACGACAGCTTCGACGCCGTGATTAACGAAATGCTCAGGCTTGCCGAGAGTCTTCTGGGTGGGGCCATGAACCCCATGCCCGCGCCCCAGGAAATCGAGGAGACTGCGCCAGACGAGTTGATCGAGAGAAAGGACGGGTTCACGTACGTACTGAACGCCCCGGGCTACGAGAAAGACCAGCTGCTGGTCTCCGTCCTCGAAGACGAGGTGGATGTGAAAGGGCCGGACTTCGCAGTGAGCAAGCATCTCCCTAACCGCGTCGACCCTGAGACCGTGCAGAGCAAGTACGTGAACGGGATTCTCAGCGTGACAGTGAGGAAGAGACAATAA